The region GGCGAATTCCGCGATCGTGAAACCCGTTTAATTGGTGCTTCTACAGATTCTGAATTTGTTCACGCTGCCTGGAGACGCGATCATGACGATCTGCGCGATCTGAAATTCCCGATGCTTGCCGATACTTCAAAATCATTAGCAGAAGACCTGGGTATATTAGAGCCTACCGAAAAAATTGCTTACCGTGCAACTTTTATCATCGATCCTACCGGTATCATCCGTTGGGTATCAGTTAACGATTTAAGTGTTGGCCGTAACGTTAAAGAAGTTTTACGTGTACTTGATGGTTTGCAAACAGATGAGCTTTGCCCTTGCAACTGGGAAAAAGGACAAGAAACACTTACTGTTTAATACCGATATATAAGATACGTCCCCGTACAGAAAATTTGTGCGGGGATTTTTTATACACTGAATATGAGCTGAAAGCTTAAGGCATAAAGCCGAAAGCGATTAAAAGCTATTTGAATTCTAACCCGCTTTAAGCCTTCGGCTTTTAGCTTTAAGCACAAAAAACATGAACGAAAGTACCGAAGTGATCCAGGAGCTACTGGAAAGTATTGGAATAGATAAAAACTACAGAACAGAAGCCCTTACCCTGTTGGAAAAAGGCGAATCACGATACCTGCGTGATTTGAAACTGAATTTTACAAGCACCCTTACATCAGCCCATTTAACAACTAAAGAGTGTGCCTTGCTGGGATTAAGCACTGCTGTTAATAATAATAACACACCGCTTACCGTGTTTTTTACTAAATATGCCCAAGAGCAGGGAGCTGACGCCGCTGAAATAGCAGAAGCTGTTGGCTGTGCCTCTTTATTGGCCTCGAACAACGTATTCTACCGGTTCAGGCATTTTACTCAGAAAGAAAAATATACCCAAATTCCGGCTCGTATCCGCATGCAATTGATGATGAAGCCTGTAACCGGGAAAGAGTTTTTTGAATTAATGAGCCTGGCTATATCCGCCGTTAATGGCTGTGAGATGTGTGTAAATGCTCATGAAGATTCATTGATAAAATTATCCACTACCGAAGAGCGTATTTTTGATGCAGTACGTATCGCATCCCTCATAACATCAACCGGGAAGCTGATTTTTTAAGTTGTTGATTAACGTTTTCACAAAAAAAAGACATGAGATTTATAAATTTCATGTCTTTTTCATAAATTATGCTTAAATGCTTAATTTAATTTGCGTTTGTTAATTAAAAACTTCTAAATTTATACCTAAGATTAAACGCCCCCTGGATCTACGAAATCTTTTCATAAAGCAAAGTTTTTACGGGAGGCAGTACTTAAATTTTAATTGTTAATTTTTTTTGGGGAAAGCCGTTCCTGGTAATAGAGGAACGGCTTTTATCGTTTTATTAATGCGCGTCGACCGGCATTTTGACAGCCTTTTTAAATGGCTGCAGATACAATAGCGGTATCGAAAATAACATCACCAAACCAGATATCCAGTAGGCATCATCATAAGTTAATAGCAATACCTGCCGGGTAACGGCTCCTTCAATTGCTCCATAAGCCATGCGGGTAGCATCTATCAATGAATGTCCTTTAGCCATAAAGCCATGTAAATAGGCGTTAAAACGATCGGTAAAGGCCGGATTGGTTGAAGTGATATTTGTTAAAAGATTATTGCGGTGAAGGCCCTGGCGAACGTGAATAATGGTGGTAAGGGTAGCTATACCAAACGAACCGCCTAATTGGCGCATCATGTTGTTTAATCCGGTTCCTTGTCCTACTTCCGGGCCTTTCAGATCGGCAATAGCCAAGGTGGTTAGCGGTACGAATAATAAAGCCATACCTACACCGCGTATAACCAGTGGTATAAAGAAGTCGCCTGTGCCCACTGCCAGCGTTGAATTGCTGAGCATAGTGGTAAACACAAAGAACAGAAACATGCCGGCAGTCGCCATAAACTGCGCAGGGATACCCTTATTGAGCATTTTACCTATAAACGGCATCATGATAATGGTACATAACCCGCCTGGAAACAGGATCTCGCCCGTTTGCTGGGCTGTAAAGCCAAGCAGGTTCTGACAAAATACCGGGAATACGAATACCGACCCATAGAGCCCAAACCCAAGTATAAAGGAGGTAAACATACCTACCGCGAAACTCCGGTGCCTTAATATGGCAAAGTTTACTATCGGGTAATCTATGCTCATTTCGCGCCATATAAAAAGGATTAATCCTAATATGGCGGTAATGGTAAGTACGGTTATATAGGTTGTAGCAAACCAATCTTCAGTTTCGCCTTTTTCCAGGATGGTTTGTAAACTACCAACGGATATGGCCAGGAAGAGAATACCCCACCAGTCAATCGGTTTGCCTTTCGCGTCCTTAGGTGTTTCGCGTACAAAAGTGTAAGCAAAAAATGCTGCCAGTGCACCCACTGGGATGTTTACATAAAATATCCAGCGCCATGAAGAGTGATCGGTAATATAACCACCAATGGTTGGCCCAACGGTTGGCCCAACCACCGCGCCTAAACCAAACAACGCGGTAGCTGTACCTATTTGCTCACGTGGCCAGGTTTCGATCAGGATGGCCTGTGAGGTTGATATTAAACCACCCCCGGCGATACCTTGTATGATCCTGAACATAACCAGCTCGTTTAAATTGGTGGCATTACCACACAAAAACGAAGCTATGGTAAATACCACAATAGATGTTATGAAGTAATTTTTGCGCCCGAAACGGCTCCCCAGCCAGCCTGACATAGGAAGCACAATTACGTTTGCTACGGCATAACCGGTAACTACCCAGGCAACATCTTCCAATGTGGCGCCAAGGTTACCTTGTATATCGGGCAGCGATACGTTCACGATCGTGGTATCAATAAGCTCCAGTAGCGAAGCTATGATAACCGTGATGGTGATGATCCATTTTTTAAAGCCTGTTTCAGCCATGATTTTATTAAATTCTAAATCCTAAACTTTGAATCAGAATCAGAATTTACAGAATTAAAGAATTAACAGAATAATAAATCCGAAATCCTAAACCCGAAATCCCAAATTCTCGATTATCCTTTAATTACTGATACTTTTACGCTCATGCCTGGGCGTAATCTATCAAGAGTTGCTTTATCAGCTTTTAATTTTATTTTAACAGGTACGCGTTGTACAACTTTTACGAAGTTACCGGTTGCATTATCTGGTGGCAATAAAGAGAACTTGGCACCTGTAGCAGGTGAAAAATTGTAAACTTCGCCTTCCAGTTTCAGATCAGGGTAAGCATCAACTTCGATGTCAACTTTCTGACCGCTTTTCATATCATTTAACTGGGTTTCTTTAAAGTTGGCAGTAATGTACAAGCTGTTATCGTTAATGATCGAGAACAGTGTTTGTCCGGCCTGTACCAATTGCCCCAATTGGATACTTTTTTTAGATACTAAGCCACTTGCTGGCGCTTTAATAGTAGTATAAGTTAGTTGCAATTTTGCAAAATCAATATCAACCTGTTTCTGGGTTACACCAGTATTGGTTACCTTTAATTGGCTACGAGTAGTGCCGATTTGTTCTTCGGCTGCTTTGAATTGATCTTGTGAAGCACGCAGATTAGCTTTAGCTACATCCAGATCAGATTTAGCCTGATCAAATTGTTGCTGGGTTACAGAACCATCTTTTACCAGATTGGCATAACGGTTGTAATCCTTTTGTACCTTATCTAAACGGGCAACATTTGATGCAACCTGAGCCCTTGCACTTGATGAGTTAGCCTCATTAGCGTAGATCTGTGATTGATTTACGTTGATACCGGCGCTTGCACCTACCTGTGCAGCCTGTGCCTGCTCCACTTTAACTTTGTAGTCACGGTCATCTATCTTAACCAGTACCTGGTTAGCGTTTACGTGAGTGTTCTCTTCAAAATAGATGGAGTCAACATAACCGCCAACGCGGGCAACAACCGGGCTGATATCGCCGTCGATCTGGGCGTCATCTGTATCGATGTGTTTACCGAAATATATATATTCTTTGATACCGAAAATGATACCGCCAATAAGTAATATACCTAGTATGATAGGGATAACTTTATTCGGTTTCTTTTTTGGTGTGTGTTCCTGTGTTTCGTGTTCCTTTGCCATTGTATATAGTATTGATTGGTTTAGTATTATTGTTTGTTAATTTTTCCAGTTGATTTTAATAAGGTATAGTAAGCCAAACCTGCATCGGCTTTAGCCAGTTCCAGGTTGATCTGAGCCTGGTAAAGCAATGTTTCTGCATCGGCACGATCTGTAGCTGA is a window of Mucilaginibacter inviolabilis DNA encoding:
- a CDS encoding peroxiredoxin; translated protein: MLTIGQKFPQFSKTAVVSLEKGKEFETLTSEYLVNDDNVWTVMFWWPKDFTFVCPTEIAEFNKNFGEFRDRETRLIGASTDSEFVHAAWRRDHDDLRDLKFPMLADTSKSLAEDLGILEPTEKIAYRATFIIDPTGIIRWVSVNDLSVGRNVKEVLRVLDGLQTDELCPCNWEKGQETLTV
- a CDS encoding carboxymuconolactone decarboxylase family protein is translated as MNESTEVIQELLESIGIDKNYRTEALTLLEKGESRYLRDLKLNFTSTLTSAHLTTKECALLGLSTAVNNNNTPLTVFFTKYAQEQGADAAEIAEAVGCASLLASNNVFYRFRHFTQKEKYTQIPARIRMQLMMKPVTGKEFFELMSLAISAVNGCEMCVNAHEDSLIKLSTTEERIFDAVRIASLITSTGKLIF
- a CDS encoding DHA2 family efflux MFS transporter permease subunit; this encodes MAETGFKKWIITITVIIASLLELIDTTIVNVSLPDIQGNLGATLEDVAWVVTGYAVANVIVLPMSGWLGSRFGRKNYFITSIVVFTIASFLCGNATNLNELVMFRIIQGIAGGGLISTSQAILIETWPREQIGTATALFGLGAVVGPTVGPTIGGYITDHSSWRWIFYVNIPVGALAAFFAYTFVRETPKDAKGKPIDWWGILFLAISVGSLQTILEKGETEDWFATTYITVLTITAILGLILFIWREMSIDYPIVNFAILRHRSFAVGMFTSFILGFGLYGSVFVFPVFCQNLLGFTAQQTGEILFPGGLCTIIMMPFIGKMLNKGIPAQFMATAGMFLFFVFTTMLSNSTLAVGTGDFFIPLVIRGVGMALLFVPLTTLAIADLKGPEVGQGTGLNNMMRQLGGSFGIATLTTIIHVRQGLHRNNLLTNITSTNPAFTDRFNAYLHGFMAKGHSLIDATRMAYGAIEGAVTRQVLLLTYDDAYWISGLVMLFSIPLLYLQPFKKAVKMPVDAH
- a CDS encoding HlyD family secretion protein, whose protein sequence is MAKEHETQEHTPKKKPNKVIPIILGILLIGGIIFGIKEYIYFGKHIDTDDAQIDGDISPVVARVGGYVDSIYFEENTHVNANQVLVKIDDRDYKVKVEQAQAAQVGASAGINVNQSQIYANEANSSSARAQVASNVARLDKVQKDYNRYANLVKDGSVTQQQFDQAKSDLDVAKANLRASQDQFKAAEEQIGTTRSQLKVTNTGVTQKQVDIDFAKLQLTYTTIKAPASGLVSKKSIQLGQLVQAGQTLFSIINDNSLYITANFKETQLNDMKSGQKVDIEVDAYPDLKLEGEVYNFSPATGAKFSLLPPDNATGNFVKVVQRVPVKIKLKADKATLDRLRPGMSVKVSVIKG